One Fuerstiella marisgermanici DNA window includes the following coding sequences:
- a CDS encoding WD40 repeat domain-containing serine/threonine protein kinase, translated as MKSDETAINRGDTENRLALEAICTQFEAAVRFDPGVTIESFLQASGTQIRADLITELIAVDCELRADRGDLPRREEYYVRFPAWCEEVDAAFRMWTELQDDADSNSRKFQHPKRLGDYRIVREIGRGGMGIVYEAVQESLNRRVAIKMLLAPSFLRAESLERFERESRAVAMLHHTNIIDVYGSGVKDDLPYFAMQLVNGRSLNAVICEAVERPTGRTANNPLLAPNRHIVVAKIGADVAGALEYSHRRGLLHRDIKPANLLLDDEGTVWIADFGLAKLANEVSDTTVPGKILGTLRYLSPEAVAGDWDERSDVYSLGTTLYELLTLKPAFPEGQHAELLSRISRRDPPPVSLRSIDDCIPHDLETIVMKAMAFEPTARYSSAQDLADDLQRYIAGEPIAARRSSGVERLWKWARRKPALAGLLTLAAAVAIIGLPLLAFLWLQSESALKTAEYEKQLASIAQQEAETARHNSDAANYGSSMQLTQKSLEDLQLNDARLMLNQWGPASVAKAIKAIGESHAGSATSADFRYGKFTHAAPRDRRGWEWNFLKQQMDPSRMTLNGHSGPVHFVAIHPDDTQICTVGGSDPMPDSPVVPGEVILWDAKSGKQQHVLRGHPSGVMGAAYSPDGTRLATIGMRRQKATGIPARLCLWDTKSGQQLKSVELSGDYPRPYLVQHAKRVLPGVQFSDDGRYVITWPNPVEVRVAETLDSVWKDWDGRGIVTLPDGQIAVNVFFTKLRVRDLTSGAMVAEYPEPGHAFYDVAVTGNPPRLTALRIDAMALWESSEFDSAITVFPAPGITWGMLTAPGDQIVYGDRSGILRLAPLDDSKPPRALPGHATVIEHGAISHNGQWLVTASADGTAKVWDVACVQQPRVMEHGFDYDSIADIAFSSDGTQVRFAASRDGGKLQGWVGQIDVDGGNVSKAKVSSTTYSNWPRTDFAFNPDGTLLAAPEVVPDRPVRARGFATSNRVVIWESDTGNVRHTIDFPTDEITSVAWHRDGGLIAAAGFQDGRSFVRIFSTDNPAECLQELAVDDRRVLALCFGVNQIATATDHGISVWRGAEGLADEVPASSEQSSRPHNTWLNSQKNISNEALQFQSDYRIKSAGSVCFLDFSPDGRLLAAADSRQGLVCVYDAQTGSQMYRTPAPRAVCSVRFSPNGRRLAAVGYDSLIYLYDAETGYQLLSLNGANAPVGTAAINAKVVFSPDGRRIATSDWRGRVSIWEAAPMDQ; from the coding sequence GTGAAGAGTGACGAGACCGCGATCAATCGCGGCGATACAGAAAATCGTCTGGCGCTGGAGGCGATCTGCACGCAGTTTGAAGCCGCCGTTCGTTTCGATCCCGGTGTCACCATCGAATCTTTTCTGCAAGCGTCCGGAACTCAGATTCGCGCGGACCTGATCACGGAACTGATCGCGGTCGACTGCGAACTTCGAGCTGACCGTGGCGACTTGCCGAGGCGAGAAGAATACTACGTTCGGTTTCCTGCGTGGTGTGAAGAAGTCGACGCGGCGTTTCGCATGTGGACGGAGCTTCAGGACGACGCCGACTCCAATAGCAGAAAATTCCAACACCCAAAACGACTGGGTGACTACCGCATCGTACGCGAGATCGGGCGCGGCGGCATGGGGATTGTATACGAAGCCGTTCAGGAAAGTTTGAATCGACGAGTTGCTATTAAGATGTTGCTGGCTCCGTCGTTCCTTCGTGCAGAATCACTCGAACGATTTGAACGCGAATCACGCGCCGTGGCGATGTTGCATCATACGAACATCATCGATGTCTATGGTTCCGGCGTAAAGGACGACCTGCCGTACTTTGCGATGCAGTTGGTTAATGGCCGCAGTCTGAATGCCGTAATTTGTGAAGCGGTTGAACGGCCGACTGGCAGAACCGCCAACAATCCGCTGCTTGCACCGAACCGCCATATCGTCGTCGCAAAAATTGGAGCCGACGTTGCTGGCGCGCTTGAATATTCTCACCGGCGAGGTTTGCTGCATCGAGATATCAAGCCCGCGAATCTATTGCTGGACGACGAAGGCACCGTCTGGATTGCAGACTTCGGTCTGGCCAAGCTTGCCAATGAGGTCAGCGACACAACGGTCCCGGGAAAAATTCTCGGCACGCTTCGCTACCTGTCACCGGAGGCCGTCGCCGGTGACTGGGACGAACGCAGTGATGTGTATTCACTCGGCACCACGTTGTACGAGCTGCTCACCCTGAAACCTGCGTTTCCTGAAGGACAACATGCGGAACTTCTGAGCCGAATTTCGCGCCGTGATCCGCCGCCGGTTTCGTTGCGTTCGATTGACGATTGCATCCCTCACGACCTCGAAACGATTGTGATGAAAGCGATGGCTTTCGAACCGACGGCGCGATATTCCTCGGCGCAGGATCTTGCCGACGACCTACAGCGATATATCGCTGGCGAACCGATTGCAGCGCGGCGGTCGAGTGGTGTCGAACGCCTTTGGAAATGGGCTCGAAGAAAACCTGCATTGGCCGGACTGCTGACTCTGGCGGCGGCGGTGGCGATCATCGGGTTACCGTTGCTGGCCTTTCTCTGGCTGCAGTCAGAATCGGCATTGAAGACCGCAGAATATGAAAAACAACTTGCCAGTATCGCTCAACAGGAAGCTGAAACTGCGCGCCACAATTCCGATGCGGCCAACTATGGCAGTTCAATGCAACTGACACAGAAGTCGCTGGAAGATCTGCAACTGAACGACGCCCGATTGATGCTAAATCAGTGGGGGCCTGCGTCTGTTGCAAAAGCCATAAAGGCCATCGGCGAGTCTCATGCGGGCTCCGCGACTTCTGCCGACTTCCGTTACGGAAAATTCACGCACGCGGCGCCGCGAGATCGGCGCGGCTGGGAGTGGAACTTTCTTAAGCAGCAAATGGATCCGTCACGCATGACATTGAACGGTCATTCCGGTCCGGTTCACTTCGTTGCCATTCATCCCGACGATACGCAGATTTGCACAGTCGGCGGATCGGATCCGATGCCAGACTCGCCAGTCGTTCCGGGCGAAGTGATTCTGTGGGATGCGAAGTCCGGAAAGCAGCAGCACGTTCTTCGCGGCCATCCGTCCGGTGTGATGGGAGCTGCTTACAGCCCGGACGGAACTCGCCTGGCGACCATTGGTATGCGTCGTCAGAAAGCGACCGGCATACCCGCACGATTGTGCTTGTGGGATACGAAATCCGGTCAGCAACTGAAGTCCGTTGAACTATCCGGCGACTATCCCAGGCCATATCTGGTACAGCACGCCAAAAGAGTGCTGCCAGGTGTCCAGTTCAGCGATGATGGCAGGTACGTGATCACCTGGCCAAACCCAGTGGAAGTCCGCGTTGCCGAAACGCTGGACTCAGTTTGGAAGGACTGGGATGGTCGCGGCATCGTAACGCTGCCAGACGGTCAGATTGCCGTCAACGTGTTCTTCACCAAGCTCCGTGTGCGCGACCTGACGAGCGGCGCTATGGTCGCGGAGTATCCGGAACCTGGCCACGCGTTCTACGACGTGGCCGTCACTGGCAACCCGCCGCGTTTGACCGCATTACGTATAGATGCGATGGCGCTGTGGGAAAGTTCCGAATTCGATAGCGCGATCACCGTCTTTCCAGCACCTGGCATCACATGGGGAATGTTAACAGCGCCGGGCGACCAAATTGTCTATGGCGATCGTTCCGGAATTCTGCGCCTGGCGCCACTCGATGATTCAAAACCGCCTCGAGCATTGCCAGGTCACGCGACGGTCATTGAGCACGGCGCGATAAGCCACAATGGTCAGTGGCTCGTGACGGCCAGTGCTGACGGCACGGCCAAAGTCTGGGACGTCGCATGCGTCCAACAGCCTCGTGTGATGGAGCACGGTTTCGACTATGACTCGATCGCCGACATTGCGTTCAGTTCCGATGGCACGCAGGTGCGATTTGCGGCAAGTCGGGATGGCGGCAAGCTGCAGGGCTGGGTGGGGCAAATAGATGTCGACGGTGGCAATGTTTCTAAAGCAAAGGTCTCGTCAACAACCTACAGCAACTGGCCTCGCACGGACTTCGCGTTCAATCCTGACGGTACGTTACTGGCAGCACCTGAAGTTGTTCCCGACAGACCGGTCCGTGCCCGCGGCTTTGCGACTTCGAATCGGGTCGTTATCTGGGAGAGCGATACGGGGAATGTGCGCCACACCATCGATTTTCCAACCGACGAAATCACCAGTGTTGCATGGCATCGCGATGGCGGACTGATTGCCGCTGCTGGATTTCAGGATGGCCGTTCCTTCGTCCGCATTTTTTCCACAGACAACCCCGCCGAATGTCTGCAGGAACTTGCCGTCGACGACCGTCGCGTCTTAGCACTTTGTTTCGGTGTGAATCAGATTGCTACAGCAACGGACCATGGAATTTCAGTTTGGCGAGGCGCTGAAGGCCTCGCAGACGAAGTTCCGGCTTCCAGCGAACAGTCGAGCCGCCCTCATAACACGTGGCTCAATTCACAAAAAAACATTTCGAATGAGGCGTTGCAGTTCCAATCTGACTATCGCATCAAAAGCGCGGGAAGCGTGTGTTTCCTCGATTTTTCACCCGACGGAAGGCTGCTCGCTGCAGCAGATTCACGTCAAGGTTTGGTTTGCGTCTACGACGCACAAACCGGCAGCCAGATGTACAGAACGCCAGCCCCGCGCGCCGTTTGCAGTGTGCGGTTCAGCCCCAACGGTCGCCGCCTTGCGGCCGTCGGCTACGACAGTCTGATTTACCTGTACGACGCGGAGACCGGGTACCAACTGCTATCACTAAACGGTGCGAATGCCCCCGTTGGCACGGCCGCCATTAACGCAAAAGTAGTCTTCAGCCCTGACGGCCGGCGCATCGCCACCAGCGACTGGCGGGGAAGAGTCAGTATCTGGGAAGCGGCGCCCATGGACCAATGA
- a CDS encoding tetratricopeptide repeat protein gives MNHRHLNQLAITLAILATSASIAIAQSAPQFVARRDISLSGEIVVLAGELISTVSVENGKATMVLADGKRATVDRSELADVNEAVGVLSTLIQKDPKNSRLYSARANVWAVRNDFAKAIEDATRAIDVSDAEDATLHVNRGVFYGSTGDYDKAVADYVKATEIDPKMYSAYRNLASAHVARQEFDKAVEVCTQLIKVNDDNAQHYIQRGVAFRHLKNWDAAIGDFSKTLELDKNNLAALGSRGFVNYLKGDHAAAVKDFDAIIKLKPDDAMAYNNRGYNAFMSGDYKQALADYDKATSLLPAYAAAWQNKAWLLATCPQDDIRDGEAAIAAAKQATNYRQQKNASDVKALAAAYAETGNFEKAVEHQRSVIGLVGEDQKKDEELILAIYQEKKPYRTKPATSTPTATPDAASNSDTEGK, from the coding sequence ATGAATCACCGGCACCTCAATCAGCTAGCTATCACTCTCGCAATCTTGGCCACCTCTGCGTCGATCGCAATCGCTCAATCGGCACCACAGTTTGTCGCGCGGCGCGACATCTCGTTGTCTGGCGAAATCGTGGTGCTGGCCGGAGAACTGATCAGCACGGTCAGCGTCGAAAACGGTAAAGCGACCATGGTACTCGCGGATGGAAAACGCGCGACTGTGGATCGAAGCGAACTGGCTGACGTCAACGAAGCCGTTGGCGTGCTGTCGACATTGATTCAAAAAGATCCCAAAAACTCGCGCCTGTATTCAGCGCGAGCCAACGTTTGGGCCGTCAGGAATGACTTTGCAAAAGCGATCGAAGATGCAACTCGCGCGATCGATGTGTCTGATGCTGAAGACGCCACACTGCACGTGAATCGAGGTGTGTTTTATGGATCAACCGGTGACTACGACAAAGCTGTGGCGGACTACGTGAAAGCCACCGAGATTGATCCCAAGATGTATTCGGCTTACCGCAACCTGGCCTCGGCTCATGTTGCCCGCCAGGAATTTGATAAAGCCGTGGAAGTTTGCACTCAGTTGATCAAGGTTAACGACGACAATGCTCAACACTATATTCAACGCGGCGTGGCATTTCGGCATCTGAAGAACTGGGATGCTGCCATCGGCGACTTTTCCAAAACTCTTGAGCTGGATAAGAATAACCTCGCGGCGCTGGGAAGTCGCGGGTTTGTTAATTATCTGAAGGGTGACCACGCAGCAGCCGTCAAAGACTTCGATGCGATCATCAAGCTGAAGCCGGACGACGCGATGGCCTACAATAATCGAGGCTACAATGCGTTCATGTCGGGCGACTACAAACAAGCGCTGGCTGACTACGACAAGGCGACTTCATTGCTTCCAGCTTATGCCGCAGCGTGGCAGAACAAAGCGTGGCTGTTAGCAACCTGCCCACAAGATGACATCCGCGACGGTGAAGCCGCGATCGCCGCCGCGAAACAGGCCACTAATTATCGTCAGCAGAAGAATGCTTCCGACGTCAAAGCCCTTGCCGCTGCCTATGCAGAAACTGGCAACTTTGAAAAAGCGGTTGAGCACCAGCGATCTGTTATTGGCCTTGTGGGCGAAGACCAGAAGAAGGACGAAGAGTTAATTCTGGCGATCTATCAAGAGAAGAAGCCGTACCGAACGAAACCTGCCACATCGACTCCAACAGCAACGCCGGATGCGGCTTCCAACAGCGACACCGAGGGCAAATAG
- a CDS encoding DUF1559 domain-containing protein — MRSLHRRSRERGFTLIELLVVIAIIAILIALLLPAVQQAREAARRTECKNNLKQIGLALHNYHDSHLGFPPGWIDQAGAYQVGARGANWGWMCYILPGLDQGNLYSQLGVGDVALTYALDDATRWALMKKPLKAFRCASDSAPGVNTIQTLMSNTGALRETAIANYVGTNGGGDWSPHPYLNNAVQQPAPAVPVNNLLAGSFGMNSHVNFRDFTDGTSNTIITGERAWDLPTPTRPGAASGGKDICGAATIYGASYDPDTGLARQERTLARGVYGINQTGDDPSSSPTVSVCASSYSSRHPGGAQFLMGDGAVRFISENVQRNQVDLQGDYVYQNLLNKSDGFVLSDF; from the coding sequence ATGAGAAGTTTGCATCGTCGCTCGCGTGAGCGTGGTTTCACTCTGATCGAATTGCTCGTGGTGATTGCCATTATTGCAATCCTGATTGCGTTGCTGTTGCCAGCCGTACAGCAGGCACGCGAAGCGGCCAGACGGACGGAATGCAAAAATAACCTAAAGCAAATTGGCCTGGCGCTGCACAATTATCACGATTCGCATCTGGGGTTTCCGCCAGGCTGGATCGATCAGGCGGGCGCATATCAGGTTGGAGCTCGCGGCGCCAATTGGGGGTGGATGTGTTACATCCTGCCGGGACTCGATCAGGGAAACCTGTACAGCCAGCTTGGCGTTGGCGACGTAGCGCTCACGTATGCACTGGACGATGCCACTCGATGGGCGCTAATGAAGAAGCCGTTGAAGGCGTTTCGCTGTGCTTCTGATTCGGCTCCGGGTGTGAACACGATTCAAACCTTGATGTCGAACACAGGCGCTTTAAGAGAAACGGCCATCGCCAACTATGTCGGCACAAACGGCGGCGGTGATTGGAGTCCTCATCCGTACCTGAACAACGCAGTGCAGCAGCCGGCGCCGGCCGTGCCAGTCAATAACCTTCTGGCCGGATCATTCGGCATGAACAGCCACGTCAACTTCAGGGACTTCACAGATGGCACCAGCAACACCATTATCACGGGTGAACGAGCCTGGGATTTGCCGACGCCCACACGTCCTGGCGCTGCCTCTGGTGGCAAAGATATCTGCGGCGCGGCCACGATTTATGGCGCGTCGTACGATCCCGACACCGGTCTGGCACGACAGGAACGAACTCTGGCTCGCGGCGTTTACGGCATTAACCAAACCGGCGACGACCCCAGCAGTAGTCCGACGGTTTCCGTTTGTGCGTCGTCCTATTCCAGCCGACATCCAGGAGGAGCTCAGTTCTTAATGGGAGACGGAGCCGTCCGATTCATCAGCGAAAACGTGCAGCGTAACCAGGTCGACCTGCAAGGCGACTACGTGTATCAGAATCTGCTTAACAAATCCGACGGCTTTGTTCTGAGCGATTTTTAA
- a CDS encoding DUF1501 domain-containing protein has translation MSDCNLQTRRRLLQTSAIGFGQLAMTAMLGREATAASMKTTTPANPLAPQLPNLPARAKRVVFLFMKGGPSHVDTFDPKPMLQRDSGKPLPFDLPRVTFAKQSNLLRSPWKFKRYGESGLPVSELFPHVAQHIDDLCILRSVHGTNPAHGGAALKLHTGTDQFVRPSMGSWVVYGLGTENQNLPAFVTICPTLAHGGVNNWGAAFLPAYCQGTPIGNASLAAAKAQVKHIRNGRLSTDVQRRQLDLINAMNRDHLEVAGRSQALEGRLNSFELAFRMQAAMPEVQDLSLETEATQKLYGMDDAVTEDFGRQCLMARRFLERGTRFVQVTHSDSEVQWDQHSNLYHGHTKNAAEVDKPIAGFLTDLKARGLLDDTLVVWGGEFGRTPTAQGNNGRDHNPHGFTMWMAGGGVKGGLAYGATDDYGYYAAVDKMHIHDMHATMLHLLGLEHESLTFRYAGRDFRLTDVAGRVAEDIIA, from the coding sequence ATGTCAGACTGCAATTTGCAAACTCGCCGCCGTCTGCTGCAAACGTCCGCCATTGGTTTTGGCCAACTGGCAATGACGGCAATGCTGGGCCGGGAAGCCACGGCTGCATCAATGAAGACAACGACGCCAGCTAACCCGCTGGCGCCGCAGCTTCCCAATCTTCCAGCACGTGCGAAGCGAGTTGTCTTTCTGTTTATGAAGGGCGGCCCGTCGCACGTCGACACCTTCGACCCGAAGCCAATGCTGCAGCGTGACAGCGGCAAGCCGTTGCCTTTTGATCTGCCTCGCGTAACGTTTGCGAAGCAGTCGAATCTTCTGCGTTCTCCATGGAAGTTCAAACGCTACGGAGAAAGCGGACTGCCGGTCAGCGAGCTGTTCCCGCATGTCGCTCAACATATCGACGACCTGTGCATTCTGCGTTCTGTGCATGGCACGAATCCGGCTCACGGTGGAGCGGCTTTAAAGCTGCACACGGGTACGGATCAGTTTGTTCGGCCGAGCATGGGATCATGGGTGGTTTACGGGCTGGGAACAGAAAACCAAAACCTGCCGGCCTTCGTGACCATTTGCCCGACGCTCGCTCACGGCGGAGTGAACAACTGGGGAGCCGCGTTTCTGCCAGCCTATTGTCAGGGAACGCCAATCGGCAACGCCAGCCTCGCTGCCGCAAAGGCGCAGGTCAAACACATTCGTAACGGACGCCTGTCAACGGACGTGCAGCGGCGGCAGCTTGACCTCATCAACGCCATGAACCGTGATCACCTGGAAGTCGCGGGGCGCAGCCAGGCGTTAGAAGGGCGGCTGAATTCCTTCGAACTGGCATTCCGCATGCAGGCAGCGATGCCGGAAGTGCAGGACCTGTCACTGGAAACCGAAGCGACTCAAAAACTATACGGCATGGACGACGCCGTAACAGAAGATTTCGGCCGGCAATGCCTGATGGCTCGCCGCTTTCTGGAACGCGGCACCCGCTTTGTCCAGGTGACTCATAGCGACAGCGAAGTACAGTGGGACCAGCATTCCAACCTGTACCACGGCCACACCAAAAACGCTGCCGAAGTCGATAAGCCTATTGCCGGATTCCTGACCGACCTGAAAGCACGCGGGCTTTTAGACGACACGCTTGTCGTATGGGGCGGTGAGTTTGGTCGCACGCCGACGGCTCAGGGCAACAACGGACGCGATCATAATCCACACGGGTTTACCATGTGGATGGCGGGTGGCGGCGTGAAAGGCGGCCTGGCCTACGGGGCGACCGACGACTACGGCTACTATGCCGCCGTCGACAAAATGCACATTCACGACATGCATGCCACCATGTTGCACCTGCTGGGTCTGGAGCATGAAAGCTTAACGTTCCGCTATGCAGGCCGAGACTTCCGGCTGACTGACGTCGCCGGTCGCGTGGCGGAAGACATCATCGCGTAG
- a CDS encoding PSD1 and planctomycete cytochrome C domain-containing protein — protein sequence MASLRLFCFPLSIFVTFCCADLTAADDSDASAAITAGQQEFFEKEVRPVLVQRCYECHAGDEVNGGLLLDSKAGVLNGGDSGASVVAGKPDQSLLIEAVRYKNRDLQMPPQNRMPDAEIAVLEKWVAMGAPDPRTDAVSSGAKPTGMSIEDGREFWSFRPVASPDVPEVEHTEWVRNPIDAFILSKLEAAGLQPAPRADKRTLIRRVTFNLTGLPPTPEEVDAFLADESEDAFTKVVERLLSSPQYGVRWGRHWLDVARYADSNGLDENLAHGNAWRYRDYVVNAFNSDKPYDQFVVEQLAGDLVPNATAETKTATGFLVLGAKVLAEPDMEKLVMDTIDEQLDTFGKAFMGMTVGCVRCHDHKFDPLKQEDYYALAAIFKSTRTFVEEGRGAIKYWHEYSFATEEELAKLKVVDAEIAKLKSAAASFKNKAIAKVRDDARSKATEYLMAATTFDPSMALSQVTAIAKPLGLHPRILHHCRLHLDYNRDDPFFAPWHLLASSGGAEAVEQHYRARFAAASGATSGGDIPAIEIEEAKRALNDLSGFLAVPPKVEYAFDDATLQEYYKLEEAARVKESNAPDEPAAMGVSEQETLAELPIHIRGSHLNLGEPVAREFPIVMRASTVRPVFPKSQSGRLQLANWLVNTQHPLTARVFVNRVWGWHTGRGIVGTTENFGRLGDRPSHPELLDWLARSLMENGWSTKDLHRLILTSNTYQMASTHPDGDQAAEQDPENLLLWKFRMQRLEAEQIRDAVLAVSNRLDMSIGGKSVPLRNRQFVFNHTSVDHTKYDSLRRGMYLPIIRNNLYTMFEQFDFPDPTMVTGHRNETVVAPQALLMMNSDLIMDSANALAATVTSQASGNADRVRIAYEGTLNRPPRDEEIARALAYVDEFTAQRVSATGIDEMAEIEAWSLLCQSLFASNEFIYVR from the coding sequence ATGGCATCTCTCCGACTATTCTGCTTTCCCCTGTCAATTTTCGTCACTTTTTGCTGCGCCGATTTGACGGCTGCGGACGACTCGGATGCGTCAGCAGCCATCACCGCGGGACAGCAGGAATTCTTCGAAAAAGAGGTCCGGCCTGTCCTTGTTCAGCGGTGCTACGAATGCCACGCAGGCGACGAAGTGAATGGTGGACTGCTGCTGGATTCGAAGGCTGGCGTGCTGAACGGCGGAGACAGCGGGGCATCCGTTGTTGCCGGCAAGCCAGACCAAAGTCTGCTGATTGAGGCAGTGCGATACAAAAACCGCGACCTGCAAATGCCGCCACAGAATCGCATGCCGGATGCTGAGATTGCAGTGCTGGAAAAATGGGTGGCCATGGGTGCTCCTGACCCACGCACGGACGCCGTTTCGTCGGGGGCCAAACCAACGGGCATGTCAATTGAAGATGGTCGCGAGTTCTGGTCGTTTCGGCCGGTTGCTTCGCCGGACGTGCCTGAGGTTGAACATACAGAATGGGTGCGGAATCCCATCGATGCGTTCATCTTAAGCAAGCTGGAAGCGGCAGGGCTTCAACCCGCGCCGCGGGCCGATAAGCGAACGCTGATTCGGCGAGTCACGTTCAACCTCACGGGCTTGCCGCCGACACCGGAAGAGGTCGACGCATTTCTGGCCGACGAATCTGAGGACGCTTTCACGAAGGTGGTTGAACGACTGTTAAGCTCGCCCCAATACGGAGTGCGGTGGGGGCGGCACTGGCTGGACGTGGCTCGATACGCCGATTCGAACGGCTTGGACGAGAACCTCGCGCACGGCAACGCATGGCGTTACCGCGACTACGTGGTGAACGCCTTCAACAGCGACAAACCGTACGATCAGTTCGTTGTCGAACAACTTGCCGGAGACCTTGTCCCGAACGCCACAGCCGAAACAAAAACGGCAACGGGGTTTCTGGTTCTGGGAGCGAAAGTTCTGGCCGAACCGGACATGGAAAAGCTGGTGATGGACACCATCGACGAGCAGCTGGATACGTTCGGCAAGGCGTTTATGGGAATGACCGTTGGGTGTGTCCGGTGCCATGATCACAAGTTTGATCCGCTGAAGCAGGAGGACTACTACGCTCTGGCCGCCATCTTCAAAAGCACTCGCACGTTCGTCGAAGAAGGGCGAGGTGCCATCAAGTACTGGCATGAATACTCCTTCGCCACGGAAGAAGAATTGGCGAAGCTAAAAGTTGTCGACGCTGAAATTGCGAAACTTAAAAGTGCAGCGGCGTCATTCAAAAACAAGGCGATCGCAAAAGTCCGTGACGACGCAAGGTCGAAGGCCACGGAATATCTGATGGCTGCGACGACCTTCGATCCATCGATGGCACTATCGCAGGTCACCGCAATCGCGAAGCCGTTGGGACTGCACCCCCGAATTTTGCACCACTGCCGGTTACACCTTGATTACAACCGCGATGATCCGTTCTTCGCGCCGTGGCATTTGTTGGCGAGTTCCGGCGGTGCTGAGGCCGTTGAACAACACTATCGGGCTCGTTTTGCGGCGGCTTCGGGTGCAACAAGCGGCGGCGATATTCCGGCCATTGAAATCGAAGAAGCCAAGCGTGCATTAAACGACCTGTCCGGATTTCTGGCAGTGCCCCCCAAGGTCGAATACGCCTTTGACGATGCTACGCTGCAGGAATACTACAAGCTGGAAGAAGCCGCTCGCGTTAAGGAGAGCAATGCGCCGGACGAACCGGCGGCCATGGGTGTCAGCGAACAGGAAACTCTGGCTGAACTGCCGATCCATATTCGCGGCAGTCACCTAAATCTGGGTGAACCCGTTGCACGCGAGTTCCCCATCGTGATGCGAGCATCAACGGTACGGCCCGTATTTCCGAAGTCGCAAAGCGGGCGACTGCAGTTGGCGAATTGGCTGGTCAACACTCAACATCCGCTCACGGCTCGAGTATTCGTGAATCGGGTTTGGGGCTGGCATACCGGACGCGGAATTGTCGGAACGACGGAGAATTTCGGACGGCTGGGAGATCGGCCGAGCCACCCGGAACTGCTGGACTGGCTGGCTCGATCGCTAATGGAGAATGGCTGGTCGACGAAGGATCTGCATCGACTGATTTTGACGTCGAACACCTATCAAATGGCGTCCACACATCCTGACGGTGATCAAGCAGCGGAGCAGGATCCAGAGAATCTGCTGCTGTGGAAGTTTCGTATGCAGCGACTGGAAGCCGAACAGATTCGCGACGCCGTCCTGGCAGTTTCGAATCGGTTGGATATGTCGATTGGCGGCAAGTCCGTGCCGTTGCGCAACCGGCAGTTTGTGTTCAATCACACGTCCGTTGATCACACCAAGTACGACAGCCTGCGACGCGGCATGTACCTGCCAATCATTCGCAACAACCTGTACACAATGTTCGAGCAGTTCGATTTCCCGGACCCTACAATGGTCACCGGGCATCGAAATGAAACCGTCGTGGCGCCTCAGGCATTGCTGATGATGAATTCTGATTTGATTATGGATTCAGCGAACGCTCTGGCGGCCACTGTGACTTCGCAGGCCAGTGGCAATGCCGACCGTGTTCGCATCGCCTACGAAGGAACGTTGAATCGTCCGCCTCGCGATGAAGAAATCGCCCGAGCACTGGCTTATGTCGACGAGTTCACAGCACAACGAGTCTCGGCGACCGGCATTGATGAAATGGCGGAGATAGAAGCCTGGTCACTGCTATGCCAATCCCTGTTCGCCAGCAACGAATTCATCTACGTCAGATAA